The genomic stretch TGGTAGATTtgcttgttttgctttgtgtgtgccaTACCATAGGCCaacatctgtcagtgtttattagatttttttcaggAAGTCCAGATGTTGTGTGTTTATAAAGTAATCTCTTCCTGTGTAGATATGTCAATGGACATGCAAAGAAACACTTTGAAGAGAGCCAAGTCACTGGCGTTAGTCTAAAGAAGAGtgagaaacaggagaaagagaaatcaCATCATTCTGTCTGCATGGACTGCAGCAACTACAGTGTATTCTGGTGAGTGTCTGTCATGACCAACCTATCTATGTCTACTGTCTGTGACTCACTGTGGGGCCCTGCAAAAGTACActtatgaaaacatttaacagtCAAAGGATCGTTGGAACAGGGACCAGATGTCTTATCATGATTCATTTGTTGAAGTGTATAAATTATTTTGCAAGTGATCCAAAATTCTAATGATCACGTCCTAATTGCAACACTAACTACAATAAGTGTATTCAGATTTATTCGATGAAAATCATTCCTGCTACATTTATACCTGTCGTAAAATGTTACATGCCATCACAGTGAAATGCATGAACATTTCTAATGGCTTAAAGTCTCAATAAGTTTATTGGTTTTTCGAATGGGTGTGTGACCTGACTAATGTGGATTTTATAGTTACAGATGTGATGACTTTGTTGTCAATGACACCAAACTCGGGCAGGTGCAGAAGGTGAGGGAACATCTTCAGAGTTTAGAAAAGTAAGTACTAATCTCAGGAAGGAAGTCGTTAggtatgttgtttttgtttcattcttttccGCTGTTGTCATTACACTTGCCAAATTATGTAAACATTGCTGATTAAAATGTGGCATTAGTTTTGATAGTTTGACACAAAATATACCAAATTAAGACGTATCTCCCATAAAATCAGCCTAATCAggaagatacacacacacaaaagatgtTTCAAAGCATGCTCAGGATCAGTGTCCAGATAAAGAGTTTTTCCCTCTTACAGCTCAGCGCTGATGAGTGACaggcagaggaaaaggaaacttCAGGAAAGCCCGGCTCCAGACAGCAAGTTGCTAAAGGACAGTGTAAGTGCCTGAAGATActctgattgttttcttttgtaagaAAAAGCAAAGCTACAGCTGCTCCACAACTGTGTCCTAGCACAGAGACTGTTTAACCACTCAAACTTTGGTCACATTTTCCTTTTACAAGTCTTTATTCACACTGTGGGACAGGACCCCAATTAAAGGACTCACGGCAGCCTTTATAGAGCTCTGCCCTAAGCTGCCATCAAGATATCTTTAAAAGTTAGCTTAAAACTTGCTTTTTAGTCATGATTTTTCCCaaggcatttaaaaaaatgtgtgtctttctgcatcTCGCTTCTTCTCTGTCAGGATGGGGTAGCGTTAGGTGCTACAGGCCTGCGGAACTTAGGCAACACATGCTTCATGAACGCCATCCTGCAGTCCCTCAGGTAAGGCTCTGCTCTGAAGATGAAGTATATGGGTGGTGCAGTGGGTTTGCAGCACGGTTCAGTAGCTCTGCCCCTGTAGACCCAGGGCCCCATGACCAGTCATCCTTTATTAATACAGTCTGGGGCACAGTCAGGGGAATTACACAGGCTGCTTGGAAACAAGACACAGTCAAAGGCCAAATTTCCCAGCTAACACATATTTTGCTTGGTTCCTAAAGGATTATActggtgtgttttcacagttacTTTATACCAAGTATGTTTTATATTACTGCTGATCATTTACCAAAGCATGCTGTAGAGTTGTGGAAGAAATTTGACctgttttcctcatttccaGGCAGCTGTTAGTTTCCATTCACTATGGTGTCAAAATCAGTTTGCAGACACTGAATGACAACCTCAGCTTCCCCCTTAGACTGACTAAGTAATTCAGATTATAAGTGTGAACTGTAGTCATCATGTCAGTGCCTGTATAAAAACGCAGCTTAAAAGCTTAGGCAGGCTGCAGCGtatacatattttttatttaaagttttacaaAACAACTCTTGCCTTTAAAGTCTAAAGCTTGGATGCTCATCATCACAACATACGtatgaaagtgaaatgaaaacctCCTGTGATGACGATTAACATGGCTAACCAGATGCTAGCTAATGTCTGCCTGGAAGCTTGGAACATGTTCAAAATCTAGAGATTAATGCAAGGCTTCATCAACTAGCATCGTCCGATAGTGGTTTTAATGCATTCTGTTCCTTTGAAACGCAAGATGtgtaaaccttttttttttttttttttttgcaagctTTGCAGATCTCAGGTGTGAAACATGTTACCACAAAACATCTGTTTCTTTGACAGCAACATCGAGCagttcagctgttatttcaaGGAGTTGCCTGCAGTGGCTCTTCGCAGTGGTAAGACGGCAGGAAGAAGGATGTACCACACCCGCAGCCAAGGGGACAACAGTGTGTAAGGTCCTCTTCTGGGGGAGGGGGGATTTATGTGCGAGTGCATTTATTTGATGTGAATGTCAGCAAGTGTAAACGTgacaaaattatttattgaGAGTGATCATGGAAGACAGCCTTCCCAGAAATCTTAGATCAAGGGGAGATTTGCACACCAAGTAGTACAGAAATGGTGTTGTGTGACGACTGAccagaaaataaaatcattgcATATTGTAATGCAATCTGACACAAGTTTGGTGTTGTCTTTGTGCGTCAATTATCAATAACTCTTCGTGTCTTCtgtgtactgttttttttttttttttttttttaaattggccCAGAAGAGCATTAGACAGGCTTTTGATTGTAATTTGCCCCGGCTGTGCTGCGTGGTGACAGGGTTTCTTTATGTTGAACAGGTCTTTGGTGGAGGAGTTCAGGAAAACCCTTTGTTCTCTGTGGCAAGGAAGCCAGACCGCCTTCAGTCCAGACTCCTTATTTTATGCTATATGGAAAATCATGCCAAGTTTTAGGTATGCAAGCATTGAGTTAAGTTCCTGtggttgagcagctgttttctgtcagtgtgtgcaagTGTAACAAGATATTGTTAAAGATGCAACATGCATCACAGACTGGAACAGTCTATTGTGAGTTATTACcataatgtcatttaaaactgtgCTTGTTTATCCAGGGGCTATCAGCAGCAGGATGCCCATGAGTTCATGCGTTACCTGCTGGACCACCTCCACAGGGAGCTCCAGTACAGTCGCAACGGGGCGTCTCACCCAGTCTCACCTCAAGATGGGGTCAGACTCTCCACGGCGGAGGGCAGATGCTGCATGTAAGCCCATCTAACTTTacagtcattttgtttttcccactttgggaatgtttttatgttctttatttttctgttgacaaaacagacacatttatcATTGCAGACATGCTGGCAAATGTGGCTTATGGAAGTTTTTCTTTAAGCCCATTTTACCACACtattccttttttcttcttatttgcTCATTGAAAGCAGTCCATTTTGAACTTTGTTTTCTTGGCCTTTAGATATTGTAATGGTCACATCCAGCAATGAGCCACTTGAGGACATTTTcataaaatgcttgtttttaacGTTGTTGGTAAACATTCACTGGCCCACATGCAGAATATGATGAGAAGAttgaaatgtgcatttattgATTAAAATGGCTTTATGCTTACCTTTTGATGCTTTACAGAAATGGGACTGCCAGTGTTGTCACGTCCATTTTTGGTGGCATTCTTCAAAATGAAGTCAACTGCCTGATATGTGGGACAGAATCTCGGAAGTTTGATCCATTTCTTGGTAAGCACGTCGAAGGCAAAACCATTTCCCCTGCAAGCTCTCTAAAAGAGTGTAAAGACGTTCACTTAGAGGTATAATTAAAGCATGTTCACGCCTTTTTTCCTGTATGTTTCTCTCAGATCTGTCTTTGGACATTCCCAGCCAGTTCAGGCAAAAGAGAAGTAAGGACCAGGAACCAGGGCCAATATGCACCTTACGTGGTAAGTTTCCCACCGTCAGAGGTTCAGAGGTGTCATTACctcagccttttttcttttcttttaggGTGTCAGTTTCAAATTGTGCACTTCTGAAATCATTGACAGTATTTTCTATTTGATTGGCTTTGTTTCAGACTGCTTATGTAGCTTCACTGACCTGGAAGAACTTGATGAAACAGAGCTGTACTATTGCCACAAATGTAAAAAGCGACAGAAATCCACCAAGAAGTTCTGGATCCAGAAGCTGCCAAAGGTACAGAAATTCTCAATTCTTTCATTACAATCAGCcaatttgtctgtctgttcttggAGAGTGAAGCAGTGGGGGAAATGGTGTGTTTTGGTGTAATTGGGGGTTTCATTTCCAATCGTAGGTTTTGTGTCTGCACCTAAAAAGGTTCCACTGGACAGCCTTTTTGAGAAACAAGGTGGATACCTATGTGGAATTTCCACTCAGAGGCCTGGACATGAGGGGCTACCTACTTGAGGTGAGCGCATAACAGAAGAAATGCTTGTCATAGAATTCCACAGTATAGATTTTAAGGCATGTGGTAATGCAGGGAGTTTTACTGTCTATTAAAATAAGTATAAAAGTGATGACAAAACATGGAATAATACatttatgaaaacagaaatgctgcagtttAGTCAGGAAAAGATCGTAGCTTGTAGACCACAGTAAGAACCGTGACAGGTCTCGCCTCTGTGGAACCCATAGCACAGTgttcaacataaacaaacatccTCACAGATACTTGTATTCATAAGCCAtaagctgcttttctctttgtccACTGTTACATAAGATTccaagagaaaaacaagtttgctTAAGTCGTCATTGTGGAAATTTTATTATTACTTCAGTCATACTTATAGGAAGCATCACAATACCACAATGACTTGGCGCACTTCTGCCAAATTTGAAC from Chaetodon auriga isolate fChaAug3 chromosome 6, fChaAug3.hap1, whole genome shotgun sequence encodes the following:
- the usp3 gene encoding ubiquitin carboxyl-terminal hydrolase 3, which codes for MECPHLNSNVSCPIDSSRFPNGTPSSWCCNVCRSNKSPWICLTCLMVHCGRYVNGHAKKHFEESQVTGVSLKKSEKQEKEKSHHSVCMDCSNYSVFCYRCDDFVVNDTKLGQVQKVREHLQSLENSALMSDRQRKRKLQESPAPDSKLLKDSDGVALGATGLRNLGNTCFMNAILQSLSNIEQFSCYFKELPAVALRSGKTAGRRMYHTRSQGDNSVSLVEEFRKTLCSLWQGSQTAFSPDSLFYAIWKIMPSFRGYQQQDAHEFMRYLLDHLHRELQYSRNGASHPVSPQDGVRLSTAEGRCCINGTASVVTSIFGGILQNEVNCLICGTESRKFDPFLDLSLDIPSQFRQKRSKDQEPGPICTLRDCLCSFTDLEELDETELYYCHKCKKRQKSTKKFWIQKLPKVLCLHLKRFHWTAFLRNKVDTYVEFPLRGLDMRGYLLEPENSLPESCLYDLVAVVVHHGSGVGSGHYTAYGSHEGRWYHFNDSTVTLTNEDAVRKAKAYILFYVERTEQVASDKSTTHSTASNKPAVDTAATDGVSSEAVAQDKVAADTVATDMVLMDVAASHMNTLDVTAPGNAALYNEGEDMPGLANADTATMEAATDRDTSDKAATQEASQAVQAVAQ